Below is a window of Cydia amplana chromosome 3, ilCydAmpl1.1, whole genome shotgun sequence DNA.
aaatattatattttgagttttatttgacaaaaatgttttttattgtgacaaTCGTCTCCATGGCAACGATGGCCATAAAATACTCTGTTCTATTAAATGTTTCTTGTTTGTTGCATGTCCTAGATACGAGACTTTTAAGACGTTCTGAGGAAATAAAATGTagccatatttaaaaaaaaagtttagtgtTCAATGATAAAGGTGGTGCTATTTTTTGAATAAAGGGCTTTATATGTGACTGTCCCCCCCCTGACGTGCAATCTGATTACACACATTCACAGAATCTGTGGTAGTTTTTGACAGCTCATATATGTGACGTTTACAAACAATCTTTGTTTCGCCGACATAACCTCTCAAGAATATGAAATTAAAGTTCAATAACATAATATTGATGAAGAGCTAACCAAAAATACGTAGTCAATAATGATATTTCAAATTGTACTGATAGTGAGCACTATCAAGTGCTTATTTATTCCTCTTTAGTAAGTTGCAGttgtttaatttacttttttacaTGGGGCTAAATTACTGTTTAGGGCCTAAGCAATATTACTGTTACCGTTAGGCTAGGttgtttaaatatacatatcATTCACCATGGAAGTGGAGTAAGGCATCCGTGAAATGattaatttgtttgttttagcCACTCAACGGATTTCGAGGTTCACAGAAACTGGTTAGCAATAACACACAACCTCTCCATCAGCGAATGGTACTATGACGCTACATCAGAATGGACTCTGGATTACCCACCATTCTTTGCTTGGCTGGAATATTCCTTATCATTTGTGGCGAAGTTGTTTGATCCCCGGATGTTGCACATAGATAATTTAAACTATGCATCGGATATGACTGTGATTTTCCAAAGATTAACTGTAATTGTTTTAGATTTGGTTTATATTGCTAGTGCTAAGAGGTATGTAcaatattctatctatctatctatatagccTTTTATTTCCGATCCTTGGGTACAACAGTTATTAAGTCAATATTATTATCTTCcttttttttactacaatatGTCCCGCAGTTTGGTGTGCCTTTTGGCATAGGCCCTCTCCAACCTTCTTACCTTGTACAATATTACTCATTAATCATTATCAAATCCCATTATCTATgatgcagttcattgaaaataacattattttaatcttttactTGGATGAAGTAGGGCACTAACATTAAATTTAGGGTTCCCTATGGGAGATACTTTTGCCAACCCTGATTTCAAATGAATTGCAACTTTATTAATGGGGTTTACTCATTATTCCAAGTACAATACTCAGTTAATAATGCAAGAAAatgaaatgtttaaaaaaatacatatgccTATTTGTTGCTTGTAATTATCGAGTAGAAGGTCTATACTTAATACAGCTAGGATAAAAAAATAGCTTCCTATTTCAACAAAACTTAGAAGAaatgttttgtttctttttcagtTGTGCAAATCTTATTAGTGATGGTAAGCTGCTTGTGTTTATTCTGCTAGTGTCTAACCCGGGGCTGCTGATGGTAGATCACATACATTTTCAATACAATGGATTTTTGTATGGCTTTCTTCTCTATTCCATGTCAAATATGATAAGAGTAAGTTAAATGTATAGTTTATTAGTCTGACTTGAACACTTGCTTTTATTCGTTTTTTTCTACTGTAAATGTAATTACAGTTTTAATAACAATCTTATCTCCAATATAAATGAATAGTTAATAGCTACAGTAGATGTAAAGTAGGCTAATTTCTTGTTGTGCATTCCTGGggtcgtttctcaaaaacttgtaacttgtaatacaagaggaagtccctttctaacaaaagctgtcaaaaagtgacgtcCGCTtgaattacaagttacaagttgttgagaaacgggcccctgtgcTAAATCTCACAAAGCTCTAACTGGGTATTAGTACCCAATTATAACTTTTTAGTAGTTCTAAAGTAAAGTTGTCAAATGTAACCAAGACCTAACATTTGTTACAGGGTAATTATGTGTCTGCAGCGCTATGGTTTGCAGTGCTGCTGAACTTAAAGCACATCTACCTATATGTGGCACCCGTGTACGTTGTACACTTGCTCAGAGCGTATTGCTTTACCATATCAACAAACGATGGTGTGCACACCCCATGGTACTCTTTTTCCTTCGTGAACTTGCTGAAATTGGGAATAACTGTCACTACAGTGTTTGCTCTATCATTTGGACCATTTTTGAACCATATACCACAGGTAAaatgtacataaataaaaaaatgtatttccttgaactatttttatttttttttattttactagcCAACTGAACTAGCcgaattcattaatttttgataATGTCTTGTTTTCAGATAATTTCAAGATTGTTTCCATTTAAAAGAGGCTTGTGCCACGCATACTGGGCTCCAAATTTCTGGGCACTCTACAATTTTTCAGACAAGGTGCTGCAGCATGCTCGTGAGTATTACTatccatattaatattataaatgcgaaagtgtgtctgtctgtctgtctcttacctcttcacgctttaaccactgaaccgattcagttgaaatttaatACAGAGATAGTTtgacccaaattactaactccacacAGATAAAGtcacgggcaaaagctagtaattaTATTATTGGACAAAAAATACTAGTATTACAACTGCTGGCATGATTGGATTGCTTAAAGCAgtggttctcaatctttttttttgacggaacccttttagaaagcgaaatacttgatggaactctacaataaaacaatagtttttagaagtgtattttttaattaaataagcataattctaagTTCTTGCGGAACctctgcaggggtgtcgcggaactctagggttccgcggaacacactttgagtatGGCTAGCTTAAAGGAATATTTCCACTTAAACCAGTGAGGTGGGGTGAGGTCAGAGATAAAGTACTTTGCATTCCATTTGCATTGTCAAATTAAggattaatttattaatgaaataattattcTAACCAGTTTTATTATCCTGCTTAgtcattttcatttaaaataataatattctgtTGACAACTCAGTACCGCGGGCAGGCATAGCGGTGCCAAAGGTGGAGGCTTCAATGACGGGTGGGCTGGTGCAGGAGTTTGACCACGTGGTGCTTCCATCCATAAAGCCCGTCCACACCATGGCACTGACCGCCATTTTCATGATACCGGCTCTGGTAAAACTTTGGCACCTTGGAGCTGACAGAAAGTACAGAACTGTTAGTTTTGTGAGGttcgtattttataattaactagcgacccgccccggcttcgcatggtttaataaattatacataaaccttcctcttgaatcactctatctattaaaaaaagccgcatcaaaatccgttgcttagttttaaagatctaagcatacatacagactgacagacagacagtgggaaaGCGACTTGATGTTATGGCCTAACTTTAAAGTAGGTTCAGTTTCAGTTCCTATAATTATgaccattataaaaaaaaattgtaatattagttcaATCAAAGTttaatttgaatcaaaataagttTCCCTACGCATAGTAAGATAATATCTACGTATTTTAGCAGCCTTCAATTTATTGTGACTACTTGATTCGtgtattttaacttttttggggtttgtttttattactttcatttcttagccataatcagattgtatgtatctatacatttctttttcaaGGTGGTGGTCCATTAACCACCATTCCTTTTTTGGGTATATTAActgaaaatattaatattgtcaattttCGTTTTCAGATGTCTGGTATTATGTGCTACTACGTCGTTCATGTTCAGCTGGCATGTTCATGAAAAGGCTATCCTTTTAATTTTGATACCATTAAGGTAAGAAAAGAGacgtattattaatttattcatagaagaataaaacaagaaggacaatatatattatgttaatacTCGGGTTATTACTAGATGGCGTCACTAACGCAACAGCTTGCAATTCCATCCATTTTGacgctaaagctttggattcctc
It encodes the following:
- the LOC134662958 gene encoding probable dolichyl pyrophosphate Glc1Man9GlcNAc2 alpha-1,3-glucosyltransferase, whose translation is MIFQIVLIVSTIKCLFIPLYHSTDFEVHRNWLAITHNLSISEWYYDATSEWTLDYPPFFAWLEYSLSFVAKLFDPRMLHIDNLNYASDMTVIFQRLTVIVLDLVYIASAKSCANLISDGKLLVFILLVSNPGLLMVDHIHFQYNGFLYGFLLYSMSNMIRGNYVSAALWFAVLLNLKHIYLYVAPVYVVHLLRAYCFTISTNDGVHTPWYSFSFVNLLKLGITVTTVFALSFGPFLNHIPQIISRLFPFKRGLCHAYWAPNFWALYNFSDKVLQHALPRAGIAVPKVEASMTGGLVQEFDHVVLPSIKPVHTMALTAIFMIPALVKLWHLGADRKYRTVSFVRCLVLCATTSFMFSWHVHEKAILLILIPLSFLSVLGDVDGRLFLLLSPIGHYSLFPLLYPKSLLSIKIFMLLTHSAIAFGNIPRLYEQPVKLRKKPRRGFLRLPMLGHVESLYVYGLILLCVYENFIHTLWGLDKTLPFLPLMMTSVYCALGVAYFWISYYYYFLYFNVSRVPMLGTGNLTQYAKSKIN